In the genome of Streptomyces sp. NBC_00190, one region contains:
- a CDS encoding response regulator transcription factor yields MTIKVVVAEDQSAVRAGLVLILRSAGGIEVVGEAADGEEAVRLARELRPDLVLMDVQMPKLDGVSATREVVAEGLADVLVLTTFDHDEYVFGALRAGAAGFLLKNAEAAELIEAVRTVARGEGLIAPAVTRRLISEFAAPRPARAPVSPEATAAVASLTRREREVLSALGEGLSNAEIAERLEMAESTAKTHVSRLLGKLELRSRLQAAVLAQELGI; encoded by the coding sequence ATGACCATCAAGGTGGTGGTGGCGGAGGACCAGAGCGCGGTCCGGGCCGGGCTGGTGCTCATCCTGCGCAGCGCGGGCGGCATCGAGGTGGTGGGCGAGGCGGCCGACGGGGAGGAGGCCGTACGCCTCGCGCGCGAGCTGCGGCCGGATCTCGTCCTCATGGACGTGCAGATGCCGAAGCTCGACGGGGTGTCCGCGACCCGCGAGGTGGTCGCGGAGGGACTGGCCGATGTCCTGGTGCTGACCACCTTCGACCACGACGAGTACGTCTTCGGGGCGCTGCGGGCGGGGGCCGCGGGCTTCCTCCTGAAGAACGCGGAGGCCGCGGAGCTGATCGAGGCGGTACGGACCGTCGCGCGGGGGGAGGGACTGATCGCCCCGGCGGTGACCAGGCGGCTGATCTCCGAGTTCGCGGCGCCGCGTCCGGCGCGGGCGCCGGTGTCCCCGGAGGCGACGGCGGCCGTGGCCTCCTTGACCCGGCGGGAGCGGGAGGTGCTGAGCGCTCTGGGCGAGGGCCTGTCGAACGCGGAGATCGCCGAACGCCTGGAGATGGCGGAGTCGACGGCGAAGACGCACGTCAGCAGGCTGCTGGGGAAGCTGGAGCTGCGCAGTCGGCTCCAAGCGGCCGTCCTGGCACAGGAGTTGGGGATCTAG
- a CDS encoding ABC transporter permease codes for MTPPTTADQPKSYSSPLPTPRPHLGHAMASEWTKLVSVRSTMWTLGSLVLTVVGVGLLFVVQTGDQDYAGISFTTPALFGLLIGQLAVMVLGVLTITSEHATGLVRTTFTASPERHRVLTAKYLVFGMTAFVVTAGSVFLVGLAGALLHNGSAAGRHGAAEWFGALAGVLYVTLLGVLALAVGALVRHSAGAIAVMLGVVTLPPLTGGMLSAWESSAAVGRLILQYNAPVALMQLFGMSDTGPDMAPVPGGLAHMMLIVLVAGGAVAASYVLVGRRDV; via the coding sequence ATGACCCCGCCGACGACCGCGGACCAGCCGAAGAGCTACAGCTCGCCGCTGCCGACACCGCGACCGCACCTGGGACACGCCATGGCCTCGGAGTGGACCAAGCTGGTCTCGGTCCGCTCCACGATGTGGACGCTCGGCTCGCTCGTGCTGACCGTCGTCGGCGTCGGGCTGCTCTTCGTCGTGCAGACGGGGGACCAGGACTACGCGGGCATCTCCTTCACCACGCCCGCTCTCTTCGGCCTGCTGATCGGGCAGCTCGCGGTGATGGTCCTCGGCGTCCTGACGATCACCTCGGAGCACGCCACCGGACTGGTGCGGACCACCTTCACCGCCTCCCCGGAGCGGCACCGCGTGCTCACCGCGAAGTACCTCGTCTTCGGCATGACGGCCTTCGTCGTCACCGCCGGGTCGGTCTTCCTCGTCGGGCTGGCCGGTGCACTCTTGCACAACGGCTCCGCCGCCGGACGGCACGGGGCCGCCGAGTGGTTCGGCGCGCTGGCGGGCGTCCTCTACGTCACACTGCTCGGCGTGCTCGCGCTCGCCGTCGGCGCGCTGGTGCGGCATTCCGCCGGGGCGATCGCGGTGATGCTCGGCGTCGTCACGCTGCCGCCGCTGACGGGCGGGATGCTCAGCGCCTGGGAGTCGTCCGCCGCCGTGGGACGGCTGATCCTCCAGTACAACGCGCCGGTGGCCCTGATGCAGCTGTTCGGCATGTCCGACACCGGCCCGGACATGGCTCCGGTGCCCGGCGGCCTCGCGCACATGATGCTGATCGTGCTCGTCGCGGGCGGCGCGGTGGCGGCCTCGTACGTGCTGGTCGGCCGCCGGGACGTGTGA
- a CDS encoding LLM class flavin-dependent oxidoreductase, protein MRVGAFVLAAQFPGQGQGEALHRAVRTAEVAEESGLDSVWLAEHHFVPYGVCPSAVTLAALLLGRTRRLRVGTAVSVLPSTHPVALGEQAALLHLTSGGRFSLGVGRGGPWVDLEVFGGGLDRYENGFPEALDLLRRWLTEARVGAAGERYDFREVAVVPRPSEALDVDGPGPEVIVACTSPASVRLAAERGLPMLLGMHCGDEEKAEMVALWRAAALAAGHSREHVASAGHVSAGVCQLADRTADARESLLKAMPGWLRQGLDAHVTVDGRVRAMRDPVAYTELLCDLHPVGTPALAADRLAATAERTGITRFALLTEGSGDLAATEENVRRLGTEVLPRLG, encoded by the coding sequence ATGCGCGTAGGAGCGTTTGTACTGGCTGCCCAGTTCCCGGGCCAGGGACAGGGCGAGGCACTGCACCGGGCGGTGCGCACGGCCGAGGTGGCCGAGGAGTCCGGGCTCGACTCGGTCTGGCTCGCCGAGCACCACTTCGTCCCGTACGGGGTCTGCCCCTCGGCGGTGACACTGGCGGCCCTGCTGCTGGGCCGGACCCGGAGGCTGCGGGTGGGCACGGCGGTCAGCGTGCTGCCGAGCACGCACCCGGTGGCCCTCGGCGAGCAGGCGGCGCTGCTGCACCTGACCTCGGGCGGGCGGTTCAGCCTCGGGGTGGGCCGCGGCGGGCCGTGGGTCGACCTGGAGGTCTTCGGGGGCGGCCTGGACCGTTACGAGAACGGCTTCCCGGAAGCCCTGGACCTGCTGCGGCGCTGGCTGACGGAGGCGCGGGTGGGGGCCGCCGGCGAGCGGTACGACTTCCGCGAGGTGGCCGTCGTACCGCGCCCGTCGGAGGCGCTGGACGTGGACGGGCCGGGCCCGGAGGTCATCGTGGCCTGCACCTCCCCCGCATCGGTGCGGCTGGCCGCGGAGCGGGGGCTGCCGATGCTGCTGGGCATGCACTGCGGGGACGAGGAGAAGGCCGAGATGGTCGCGCTGTGGCGGGCCGCGGCGCTGGCGGCGGGCCACTCCCGGGAGCACGTGGCGAGCGCGGGCCATGTCTCCGCAGGGGTCTGCCAGCTGGCGGACCGTACGGCGGACGCCCGCGAGTCGCTGCTGAAGGCGATGCCGGGCTGGCTCAGGCAGGGCCTGGACGCGCATGTGACGGTGGACGGCCGGGTGCGCGCGATGCGCGACCCGGTCGCGTACACGGAGCTGCTGTGCGACCTGCACCCGGTGGGCACACCGGCACTGGCGGCGGACCGGCTGGCGGCCACCGCCGAGCGGACCGGCATCACGCGCTTCGCCCTCCTGACGGAGGGCTCGGGCGATCTCGCCGCGACGGAGGAGAACGTACGGCGCCTCGGCACCGAAGTCCTGCCCCGTCTCGGCTGA
- a CDS encoding sensor histidine kinase, with translation MWSLGVYSSAGRDFLPAWAALVPLVILGGMELLRRSRPAAALAVGTLGVIANEFTVGSLATVLIFTDLMYAAVVYGKPVTARRLPVSTGLVTVAVTIAALAWLRTPEALLIGVVTGLVSFGPALTGATLRNHREAAVAARLRAEQTALLAEMDRTQAVVAERARMARELHDMVANHLSAIAIHSTAALSIDKAETSRDALGVIRENSVQGLAEMRRLIGLLRDAGAEREPVAVPTLDGLDALVGQARTNGSASGLDFVLHDDRPPGEPTAAPVELAAYRILQESLTNALKHASPGTVTVRVARAAGMLTVTVDSPYGDRPGPRAPGSGAGLIGMRERTELLGGEFTAGRADGVWRVRATLPAEEKAVEA, from the coding sequence ATGTGGTCACTGGGCGTCTACAGCAGCGCCGGCCGGGACTTCCTGCCCGCCTGGGCCGCCCTGGTACCCCTGGTGATCCTCGGCGGGATGGAGCTGCTGCGCCGCTCCAGGCCGGCGGCGGCCCTGGCCGTCGGCACGCTCGGCGTGATCGCCAACGAGTTCACGGTCGGCAGCCTCGCGACCGTCCTGATCTTCACCGACCTGATGTACGCCGCCGTCGTCTACGGGAAACCCGTCACGGCCCGGCGGCTCCCGGTCAGCACCGGCCTGGTCACCGTGGCCGTCACCATCGCCGCCCTGGCGTGGCTGCGCACCCCCGAGGCGCTGCTGATCGGCGTGGTCACCGGCCTCGTCAGTTTCGGCCCGGCACTGACCGGCGCCACCCTGCGCAACCACCGGGAGGCCGCGGTGGCGGCCCGGCTGCGCGCCGAGCAGACCGCGCTGCTGGCCGAGATGGACCGTACGCAGGCGGTCGTCGCCGAGCGCGCCCGGATGGCGCGGGAGCTGCACGACATGGTGGCCAACCACCTCTCCGCCATCGCCATCCACTCCACCGCCGCGCTGTCCATCGACAAGGCCGAGACCAGCCGTGACGCCCTCGGGGTGATCCGGGAGAACAGCGTCCAGGGCCTGGCCGAGATGCGCCGGCTGATCGGGCTGCTGCGGGACGCCGGGGCGGAGCGCGAGCCGGTCGCCGTACCGACGCTGGACGGTCTGGACGCCCTGGTGGGGCAGGCCCGGACCAACGGCTCGGCGAGCGGGCTGGACTTCGTACTGCACGACGACCGGCCGCCCGGGGAGCCGACGGCGGCCCCGGTGGAGCTGGCCGCCTACCGGATCCTCCAGGAGTCGCTGACCAATGCCCTCAAGCACGCCTCCCCGGGCACGGTCACGGTCCGCGTGGCCCGCGCGGCCGGGATGCTGACCGTGACCGTGGACTCCCCGTACGGGGACCGGCCAGGTCCGCGCGCGCCCGGCTCCGGGGCCGGGCTGATCGGCATGCGGGAGCGGACGGAGCTGCTGGGCGGGGAGTTCACGGCCGGCCGGGCCGACGGGGTGTGGCGGGTACGGGCGACACTGCCCGCGGAAGAGAAGGCGGTGGAAGCATGA
- a CDS encoding ATP-binding protein, with translation MDHIQGQAEPEEQSGGAGALPAPVAPARVVTLTAGEFTLTVNPVDGSEIEPLRPGTRAGRPAKRDAAARAARDAAARPPALPGAPVPARPPRAREEELERLVRLLGRGRSVRLTGPAGSGRSSLLDEVAAQCAGLAPDGVVRLSGYGHQQPAELLHTLYETVYEASDTRPDRIEILARVRDIGAVVLLDDLEMGGVALDELLRATPECAYLLAATPDTRAPSDDSHIEEVFLGGLGKNECLELLEAGVGRPLTEAETAWASDLRFASEGLPLRFVQAAALLRQRDEINHTDEADDEEEPGVFEERPRDTVEVPLPTLAEGAAPAELLASRVSESARAALRIACALGGELPHHAHLPALVGDTHADSAVAELLGCGMLTQVGPRYRLASGVARQLEEVGYGDTAAEEARTAARHYAWWTGHASVNPQRVAAEADAVLAALGGADVVAAVLLARTAAPAFAASLHWEAWDRVLRAGAEAARKAGEVAEQAYFHHELGVLALCEGRLDRARAELETSIGLRGALADKRGTVAGRRALALVVDREAAEVTVSPPLRLEAPAVPQADSPAAGVTAPALTRGSGASEALTVPGPVARSAARPGAGSATAGRAAAGAPSAASEAVTRVAPVVPVTRRQEPPTTLSEVFEDAFPLSPKPAPAPTPVAGPAADSGRRRRALLAGAGALAVVVLGTVVSLALASSDSSDSEPPAQGPAVSTSPTRMVQPSEPGISGNDSPADPADPVVEPSAQSTAPGGTAGAPTPGRTPSRTPSRRPQSTGPQPPASSSAPVPPTSAAPTPSDTPSASVVPSPTATATGTATATGTTTSPGPGTVR, from the coding sequence ATGGACCACATACAGGGGCAGGCCGAACCGGAGGAACAGTCCGGAGGCGCCGGGGCGCTGCCCGCGCCCGTGGCGCCCGCCCGGGTGGTCACCCTGACCGCGGGGGAGTTCACCCTCACCGTCAACCCGGTCGACGGCAGCGAGATCGAACCGCTCCGGCCCGGCACCCGGGCGGGCCGCCCCGCCAAGCGCGACGCGGCCGCCCGCGCCGCCAGGGACGCCGCCGCACGGCCGCCCGCGCTGCCCGGGGCTCCGGTACCCGCCCGCCCCCCGCGGGCGCGCGAGGAGGAGCTGGAGCGGCTCGTACGGCTGCTGGGCCGGGGGCGGTCCGTACGCCTCACCGGGCCCGCCGGATCGGGCCGCAGCTCGCTGCTCGACGAGGTCGCGGCCCAGTGCGCGGGCCTCGCCCCCGACGGGGTCGTACGGCTCTCCGGCTACGGACACCAGCAGCCCGCCGAGCTGCTCCACACCCTCTACGAGACCGTGTACGAGGCCTCGGACACGCGGCCCGACCGGATCGAGATCCTCGCCCGCGTACGCGACATCGGCGCCGTCGTCCTCCTCGACGACCTGGAGATGGGCGGGGTCGCCCTCGACGAGCTGCTGCGCGCCACCCCCGAATGCGCCTACCTGCTGGCCGCGACCCCCGACACCCGGGCCCCCTCCGACGACTCGCACATCGAAGAGGTCTTCCTCGGCGGGCTCGGGAAGAACGAATGCCTGGAACTGCTGGAGGCGGGCGTCGGCCGGCCGCTGACGGAGGCGGAGACCGCCTGGGCGTCCGACCTGCGGTTCGCCTCCGAGGGGCTCCCCCTGCGCTTCGTGCAGGCAGCCGCGCTGCTGCGGCAGCGGGACGAGATCAACCACACCGACGAGGCGGACGACGAGGAGGAGCCGGGCGTCTTCGAGGAGCGCCCGCGCGACACCGTCGAGGTGCCGCTGCCGACGCTGGCCGAGGGCGCCGCCCCGGCGGAGCTGCTGGCCTCGCGGGTCAGCGAGTCGGCGCGCGCCGCCCTGCGGATCGCGTGCGCGCTGGGCGGTGAACTGCCGCACCACGCACACCTGCCCGCGCTGGTGGGGGACACCCACGCAGACTCCGCGGTGGCGGAACTGCTCGGCTGCGGCATGCTGACCCAGGTCGGCCCGCGCTACCGGCTGGCCTCCGGGGTCGCCCGGCAGCTGGAGGAGGTCGGGTACGGGGACACCGCGGCCGAGGAGGCCCGTACGGCCGCCCGGCACTACGCCTGGTGGACCGGTCACGCCTCGGTGAACCCGCAGCGCGTCGCGGCGGAGGCCGACGCGGTGCTCGCCGCGCTGGGCGGTGCCGACGTGGTGGCGGCCGTACTGCTGGCCCGCACGGCGGCTCCGGCGTTCGCCGCCTCGCTGCACTGGGAGGCCTGGGACCGGGTGCTGCGCGCGGGCGCCGAGGCCGCGCGCAAGGCGGGAGAGGTCGCCGAGCAGGCGTACTTCCACCACGAACTCGGTGTGCTCGCGCTGTGCGAGGGACGCCTGGACCGGGCGCGGGCCGAACTGGAGACCTCGATCGGGCTGCGCGGCGCGCTGGCCGACAAGCGGGGCACGGTCGCGGGCCGACGGGCGCTGGCACTGGTCGTGGACCGGGAGGCCGCGGAGGTGACGGTGTCGCCGCCGCTGCGGCTGGAGGCGCCAGCCGTCCCGCAGGCCGACTCGCCGGCCGCCGGCGTCACGGCGCCGGCTCTGACCAGGGGTTCGGGGGCATCGGAGGCCCTCACGGTTCCCGGGCCGGTGGCCCGGTCGGCAGCCCGGCCGGGGGCCGGTTCCGCGACGGCCGGGCGCGCTGCGGCCGGAGCCCCGTCGGCGGCTTCGGAGGCGGTGACGCGGGTGGCTCCGGTGGTGCCCGTGACCCGGCGTCAGGAGCCGCCCACGACGCTGTCGGAGGTGTTCGAGGACGCCTTCCCGCTGTCGCCGAAGCCCGCGCCCGCCCCCACGCCCGTGGCCGGACCCGCCGCGGACTCGGGCCGTCGGCGCCGGGCGCTGCTGGCCGGGGCGGGGGCGCTGGCCGTGGTCGTGCTGGGCACGGTGGTGAGCCTCGCGCTGGCCTCCTCGGACTCCTCGGACTCCGAGCCGCCCGCGCAGGGTCCGGCGGTGTCGACCAGCCCGACCCGGATGGTTCAGCCGTCGGAGCCGGGCATCAGCGGGAACGATTCTCCAGCGGATCCAGCCGACCCGGTGGTGGAACCGTCGGCGCAGTCCACCGCCCCGGGCGGGACCGCCGGTGCTCCGACCCCGGGCCGGACCCCCTCCCGCACGCCGTCGCGCCGTCCGCAGTCGACCGGGCCGCAGCCCCCGGCCTCGTCGTCGGCCCCCGTACCGCCGACCTCCGCCGCGCCGACCCCGTCCGACACGCCCTCGGCGTCGGTCGTTCCGTCGCCGACGGCCACGGCCACGGGGACGGCCACCGCCACGGGCACCACGACCAGCCCGGGCCCGGGCACCGTCCGGTGA
- a CDS encoding ABC transporter ATP-binding protein, whose protein sequence is MIEAVGLTKRYGAKTAVDQLSFQVRPGHVTGFLGPNGSGKSTTMRMIVGLDRPTSGHVTINGLPFRELPNAQRHVGALLDAKAVHGGRRARTHLLSIAQLSGIPEKRVDEVLAVVGLQDAARQRTKGFSLGMGQRLGIATALLGDPQVLLFDEPVNGLDPEGILWVRNLMRRLAAEGRTVLVSSHLMSEMALTADHLIVIGRGRLLADMGTQEFIAHNSAGFARVRAADTDPDGWDTLGTALTKAGGRVLQEPDGALRVTGLELPRISDLAHEAGVRLWELSPHRASLEEAYMRMTQSSLEYTSTEDPRAELWEPEPLTVPAWEDEAPAPEIPGTGFFAPPPPGAGGRPFLMPENPGQLAEAAQNNPEEAR, encoded by the coding sequence ATGATCGAGGCAGTCGGCCTGACCAAGCGCTACGGCGCCAAGACCGCCGTCGACCAGCTGTCCTTCCAGGTCAGGCCGGGTCATGTGACCGGTTTCCTGGGGCCCAACGGCTCCGGGAAATCCACCACCATGCGCATGATCGTCGGCCTCGACCGGCCCACTTCCGGCCATGTCACGATCAACGGCCTCCCCTTCCGGGAGCTGCCGAACGCCCAGCGGCACGTCGGGGCCCTGCTGGACGCCAAGGCCGTGCACGGGGGCCGCCGGGCCCGGACCCACCTGCTCTCGATCGCCCAGCTCTCCGGGATCCCGGAGAAGCGGGTGGACGAGGTACTGGCCGTGGTCGGCCTCCAGGACGCCGCCCGGCAGCGTACGAAGGGCTTCTCGCTCGGCATGGGCCAGCGGCTCGGCATCGCCACCGCCCTGCTCGGGGATCCCCAGGTGCTCCTCTTCGACGAGCCGGTCAACGGGCTGGACCCGGAGGGGATCCTCTGGGTCCGCAACCTCATGCGCCGGCTCGCCGCCGAGGGGCGCACCGTCCTCGTCTCCTCGCACCTGATGAGCGAGATGGCGCTGACCGCCGACCACCTGATCGTGATCGGCCGGGGACGGCTGCTGGCCGACATGGGCACCCAGGAGTTCATCGCGCACAACTCGGCCGGATTCGCTCGGGTACGCGCGGCCGACACTGATCCCGATGGCTGGGACACGCTGGGTACGGCCCTCACGAAGGCGGGCGGCCGGGTCCTCCAGGAGCCCGATGGAGCACTGCGCGTGACCGGGCTGGAGCTCCCCCGCATCTCGGACCTCGCGCACGAGGCGGGCGTACGGCTGTGGGAGCTCTCGCCGCACCGGGCCTCGCTGGAAGAGGCGTACATGCGGATGACCCAGTCGTCCCTGGAGTACACCTCCACCGAAGACCCGCGGGCCGAGCTGTGGGAGCCGGAGCCGCTGACCGTCCCGGCATGGGAGGACGAGGCGCCCGCACCGGAGATCCCGGGGACGGGCTTCTTCGCGCCCCCGCCGCCCGGAGCGGGCGGCCGGCCCTTCCTGATGCCGGAAAACCCGGGCCAGCTCGCCGAGGCCGCCCAGAACAACCCCGAGGAAGCCCGATGA
- a CDS encoding SCO5389 family protein, giving the protein MSLDVSPALLEQAERGEVDEAAFVDCVRTSLPYAWEMISSLVAQLKVDGGQFADNQTPPPDEQARGQLLRALASDAIRGALQRHFGVRLAFQNCHRVAVFPLDPSVDDRLAKFTSIRGQLLNQSPELRDC; this is encoded by the coding sequence ATGTCGCTCGACGTCTCACCGGCCCTACTCGAACAGGCCGAGCGAGGCGAGGTCGACGAAGCCGCTTTCGTCGACTGCGTCCGGACCTCCCTGCCCTACGCATGGGAGATGATCAGCTCGCTGGTGGCCCAGCTGAAGGTCGACGGCGGACAGTTCGCCGACAACCAGACGCCGCCGCCCGACGAGCAGGCGCGCGGGCAGCTGCTGCGCGCTCTCGCGAGTGACGCGATACGCGGTGCGCTGCAGCGGCACTTCGGAGTGCGCCTGGCGTTCCAGAACTGCCACCGGGTAGCGGTGTTCCCGCTGGATCCCTCGGTGGACGACCGGCTCGCCAAGTTCACCTCGATCCGCGGCCAGCTGCTCAACCAGTCACCCGAACTGCGGGACTGTTAG
- a CDS encoding ATP/GTP-binding protein yields MSPRHNRPRGGETPDERPSTGLDRYGLERTEEYQGEDWKVRHVAGASAAGKRYRCPGCDQEIPSGTPHLVAWPEYGGVDDRRHWHKACWNAKDRRTSKVQRSRNAPRY; encoded by the coding sequence GTGTCACCGCGCCACAACCGCCCCAGGGGCGGCGAGACTCCGGACGAACGCCCGAGCACCGGCCTCGACCGCTACGGGCTGGAGCGCACGGAGGAGTACCAGGGCGAGGACTGGAAGGTCCGGCACGTCGCGGGCGCGAGCGCCGCGGGCAAGCGTTACCGCTGCCCGGGCTGCGACCAGGAGATCCCCTCCGGCACCCCGCACCTGGTGGCCTGGCCGGAGTACGGCGGCGTGGACGACCGCCGGCACTGGCACAAGGCCTGCTGGAACGCGAAGGACCGCCGCACCTCGAAGGTGCAGCGGTCCCGCAACGCGCCCAGGTACTGA
- a CDS encoding 3-hydroxyacyl-CoA dehydrogenase family protein, with protein MAGKLAVIGAGLMGSGIAQVSAQAGWDVVLRDVTDAALTRGTDGIKASYDKFVSKGKLTAEDAEAALARITTTTDLDAVADVDIVVEAVFEKIEIKHEIFRALDKIVREDTILASNTSAIPITKIAAATERPERVVGAHFFSPVPMMQLCELVRGYKTSDETLATTRAFAESVGKTCIVVNRDVAGFVTTRLISALVVEAAKLYESGVASAEDIDIACKLGFGHAMGPLATADLTGVDILLHATSNIYTESQDEKFAPPELMRRMVDAGDIGRKSGQGFYKH; from the coding sequence GTGGCTGGGAAGCTTGCCGTCATCGGTGCCGGACTGATGGGTTCCGGTATCGCTCAGGTCTCCGCTCAGGCGGGCTGGGACGTCGTGCTGCGCGATGTCACCGACGCCGCGCTGACGCGTGGCACCGACGGGATCAAGGCCTCGTACGACAAGTTCGTCTCCAAGGGCAAGCTGACCGCCGAGGACGCCGAGGCGGCCCTCGCGCGCATCACGACGACCACCGACCTGGATGCGGTCGCCGACGTCGACATCGTGGTCGAGGCCGTCTTCGAGAAGATCGAGATCAAGCACGAGATCTTCCGCGCCCTCGACAAGATCGTGCGCGAGGACACCATCCTCGCCTCCAACACCTCCGCCATCCCGATCACCAAGATCGCGGCCGCGACGGAGCGCCCGGAGCGGGTCGTCGGCGCGCACTTCTTCTCGCCCGTCCCGATGATGCAGCTCTGCGAGCTCGTCCGCGGCTACAAGACGAGCGACGAAACCCTCGCCACCACCCGGGCGTTCGCCGAGTCCGTCGGCAAGACCTGCATCGTCGTCAACCGCGACGTCGCCGGCTTCGTGACCACCCGTCTGATCTCCGCGCTGGTCGTCGAGGCCGCCAAGCTGTACGAGTCGGGCGTGGCCTCCGCCGAGGACATCGACATCGCGTGCAAGCTGGGCTTCGGGCACGCGATGGGCCCGCTGGCCACCGCGGACCTGACGGGCGTCGACATCCTGCTGCACGCCACCAGCAACATCTACACCGAGTCCCAGGACGAGAAGTTCGCGCCGCCGGAGCTGATGCGCCGGATGGTGGACGCCGGGGACATCGGCCGCAAGAGCGGGCAGGGCTTCTACAAGCACTGA
- a CDS encoding STAS domain-containing protein — protein sequence MHIRGDHAELAVGGRLDVRSAADARTVLHSALDDGHGDLVLDLTGLDSWDATGLGVIMGAHRRAGRTGRRLVLRGVPPQMQRLLVATRLHRILAIEGGLEAESLPRA from the coding sequence ATGCACATCAGGGGCGACCACGCCGAACTCGCTGTCGGGGGTCGCCTCGACGTGCGCAGCGCGGCGGACGCCCGTACGGTCCTCCACTCCGCCCTCGACGACGGCCACGGCGACCTCGTGCTCGACCTCACCGGGCTCGACTCCTGGGACGCGACCGGCCTCGGCGTCATCATGGGCGCGCACCGCAGGGCCGGCCGGACCGGACGGCGCCTCGTCCTGCGCGGGGTGCCGCCGCAGATGCAGCGGCTGCTCGTGGCGACCCGCCTGCACCGGATCCTCGCGATCGAGGGCGGGTTGGAAGCGGAGTCCCTGCCCAGGGCGTGA
- the nucS gene encoding endonuclease NucS encodes MRLVIARCSVDYAGRLTAHLPSAPRLILVKADGSVSIHADDRAYKPLNWMSPPCTLKEGSGDEAGVWTVVNKAGEKLIITMEEVLHDSSHELGIDPGLIKDGVEAHLQELLADRIETLGEGYTLIRREYMTAIGPVDILCRDASGATVAVEIKRRGEIDGVEQLTRYLELLNRDPHLAPVRGVFAAQEIKPQAKVLATDRGMDCVVLDYDAMRGIEDDKLRLF; translated from the coding sequence ATGCGTCTCGTCATTGCCCGCTGCTCCGTCGACTACGCGGGCCGGCTCACCGCCCATCTGCCCTCGGCACCCCGTCTGATCCTCGTGAAGGCCGACGGCAGTGTCTCGATCCACGCGGACGACCGGGCGTACAAACCGCTCAACTGGATGTCGCCCCCGTGCACCCTCAAAGAGGGGAGCGGTGACGAGGCCGGTGTGTGGACCGTCGTCAACAAGGCTGGTGAGAAGCTCATCATCACCATGGAAGAAGTCCTGCACGACTCCTCCCACGAGCTCGGCATCGACCCCGGGCTGATCAAGGACGGCGTGGAAGCACACCTCCAGGAACTCCTCGCGGACCGCATCGAAACGCTGGGCGAGGGCTACACCCTGATCCGGCGCGAGTACATGACGGCGATCGGGCCCGTGGACATCCTGTGCCGGGACGCCTCCGGCGCGACGGTGGCCGTGGAGATCAAGCGGCGCGGCGAGATCGACGGCGTCGAGCAGCTGACCCGCTACCTGGAGCTGCTGAACCGCGACCCGCACCTGGCCCCGGTCCGGGGCGTCTTCGCGGCGCAGGAGATCAAGCCTCAGGCCAAGGTGCTGGCGACGGACCGCGGGATGGACTGCGTGGTCCTCGACTACGACGCGATGCGCGGCATCGAGGACGACAAGCTCCGGCTGTTCTGA
- a CDS encoding cob(I)yrinic acid a,c-diamide adenosyltransferase codes for MVNLTRIYTRTGDKGTTALGDMSRTAKTDLRISAYADANEANAAIGTAIALGGLPQDVVKVLVRVQNDLFDVGADLCTPVVENPQYPPLRVEQFYVDKLEADCDAFNEQLEKLRSFILPGGTPGAALLHQACTVVRRAERSTWAALEVHGEVMNPLTATYLNRLSDLLFILARTANKEVGDVLWVPGGDR; via the coding sequence ATGGTGAACCTCACGCGCATCTACACCCGTACCGGCGACAAGGGCACGACCGCCCTGGGCGACATGAGCCGCACGGCCAAGACCGACCTGCGGATCTCCGCGTACGCCGACGCCAACGAGGCCAACGCGGCCATCGGGACGGCGATCGCCCTCGGAGGCCTGCCGCAGGACGTGGTGAAGGTCCTGGTCCGGGTGCAGAACGACCTGTTCGACGTCGGCGCGGACCTGTGCACCCCGGTGGTGGAGAACCCGCAGTACCCGCCGCTGCGGGTGGAGCAGTTCTACGTGGACAAGCTGGAGGCGGACTGCGACGCCTTCAACGAGCAGCTGGAGAAGCTGCGCAGCTTCATCCTCCCCGGCGGCACCCCGGGCGCGGCCCTGCTGCACCAGGCCTGCACCGTCGTCCGGCGCGCCGAGCGCTCGACGTGGGCGGCGCTGGAGGTGCACGGCGAGGTCATGAATCCGCTGACCGCCACCTACCTGAACCGCCTCTCCGACCTCCTGTTCATCCTGGCCCGTACGGCCAACAAGGAGGTCGGCGACGTGCTGTGGGTGCCGGGCGGCGACCGCTAA